GCCATAGCTGCAGCGTTGAGGAGAGAATATATAACGTATATATATGTTGGTGAACTGTACTAGGGCACCTTTGCACTTTGCTGGATGATATGATGACTAGATGACAGGATCAAAGGCCTGGGGCATGCATCTTGTTCATACCTAGCAGGTTGTGGCCAAGCTTCCCTGGCCCAATCGGTGGGCACAAGATGCGTGCATTCACATATGTTCATCAAATGCTTTATAAGAGTAAAATTCACCACCGGAGTCCCTAAATTTGTCCTGCAGTGCCATCCCGATCCACGAACTTTCAAACTGATATATGTgggtccttaattaaacttggCTAGCTGTAACATTCCAGTCCACGAACTTCTAAGATGATCATCGCCAGTCCCTAAACTTGGCCGACGGTGTTATCACGGTCCACGAACTTCCAAATCGATAcatttgggtccctaaacttggtttgGGGTTTCATGGGTCCAAGCAAGGCCTAACCTAGTCTATACGACAATTTTATGTTTGACTTGATATATCAAGAATGTAATTCATACTAGTAGCACTACGGGAAACtggtactttgccgagtgtctgcggcactcggcaaaggctttgccgagtgctgcactcggcaaagggcactcggcaaagaattaatcggcaaagaagcctttgccgagtgctttttgtcgggcactcggcaaagcccggcactcggcaaagatttatacttggcaaaatgaaaatgcgaaaaaacccaaaaataatagcaaatttttttttcggggaaggccgccaccggccagcgcccgtccgtccagcgccaccggccatcgaagtcgctgtattttttgcgcaaaattcgcggctaacgcggccggtgggattcgaactcacgacctctccctcgcatgtctgctgctctaccactgcactacactcactagtagagaaatgacctttcATCTACTTCGATTTTGGGCTTTAGTCTCGATATTTTTTTGCGTCCGGGAGTAGAGGGAgaattagtctcggttggagctaccaaccgggactaaaggctcctATCCTGGCAGGCTTTCGCAGcatgccacctttagtcccggttggagcctaaaaccggaactaaaggtcaaccttttagtctcggttggtgttaccaacccggactaaaggtccttcaacctttagtcccggttggtaacaccaaccgggactaaagggtgaccttttagtcccggttggtatcaccaaccTGGATTAAAGGTctttcacccgggactaaaggtacccaaTGGGTCAATTCAAAAGAAGAGTGTCCAGGACTctgtcacatgtggtgtacagCTGAGTTGGTAATGAGTTTATGCGCGAGGAGAGAGGTCCGTGAGTACGAATCTCATACACCGCAAGAGAGGTCTCCCTGGTATTTCGTTTATTTTTTCTCCTGGgatgaacctttagtcccagttatgtgcccgggactaaaggtcccaacCTTTACTCCTGGATTGCTAATCCCGTTTGAgaaaccgggagtagagctagttcccaacTGGGACTAGATCTCATGTCTCCACCAGTGACTAGTCACTGTTGTCTAAaatccgttatctatcctcatatattatactaaaccgagagtaaattgcttgtttgaggccctaaacgaattcaaatcaaaaagtggtcaaactataaagtttcataacttttagagatctacaattttcatttaggaagttttttcatccgaggtcgtttgaaaaattcaattttaaatttgagagattcaaacgtagttttgcatgataagatgatttgaaatcaaaaagttgtcaactacatagtttcataacttttggagatctacaattttcgtttaggaagtttttccattcgaggtcttttgaaaaattcaaattttcaaattttcaaattcaaacgccagtttttgcatgacaagatgatttcaaatcaaaatagttgccaactacaaaatttcataacttctcaagatctacaaagtttattttggtcatttgttcatccgacatagtggtagtaacattattcacaaatcttatatatccctcttctactttcatgaaactaatatgagacataTGAGAGAGAtttagattttatgaacaacgttattgtcgttttgtcaaatgaagaaatgaccaaaataaactttgtagatcttgagaagttatgcaactttgtagttgaaaagtttttcatttgaattcatttcagGCCTCAAAAATcgctttgaaaaaataatttgccgagggccaaaaaaaatgcacacggcaaaatacctctttgccgagtgccaaaaaaagacactcggcaaagacgcattttgccgagtgccaaaaaaaatggcactcggcaaaatgcctctttgccgatgtgccaaaaaaaggcactcggcaaagaatgtattttgccgagtgccaaaaaatggcactcggcaaaatacatatttgccgagtgccagaaaaaggcactcggcaaagacgcattttgccgagtgccgaaaaatggcactcggcaaaatacatctttgccgagtgcaaaaaaataaaaacactcggcaaagccatctttaccgagtgcccgataaaatacactcggcaaagcttccggcactcggcaaagtgccggtttccggtagtgtagaaaggtaaaatatgatgtataGTGTAGCAGTTTTCATATCGAATATAGATATATTTAGTACATAGAAGTTGTTAGAAGAAGAAATTTAATGTGTAAACCAGAATAGTAATAAGCTCTTTAAATCAAACAAAATAGCTAGTAATATGCTATGCTAAATTAGTACTCCCTGCATTCCAAATTATAatacattttgacttttctagatgcattgattttactatgtatctagacataaatgtatatctagatacatagtaaaatctaCTTATCTAAAAATGACAAAACGTTTTATAACTTGGAATAGAGCGATTAAATCACTGAAGAGGGAATTACAAtaatatcgtaaattagtatattaaGTTATTTTATGGCCTGGTACAAAACAGAAATTATGTGTGTGCGCGCGTCGAAATACATAGAATTCGACAAATACATGTTTGTCATTTGCCAGTTCTGTAGTATATTGAACTATGGATGGCCTTTCCAAAACACGTACAGATCTATAAATAGGTCGCTGTGTCGGTGAACCAAGCAGACTAGCTCATTTCTCTAGCTAGCTAGGTCCACGTAGACGTCGTAGAagtcaaaaaaatatttttcttttgagcaatAAGTCGACAAAGCTAGCTGTTAAGTCGTCTTACAATGGCAGCTGACGGTGACAGCGAGAAATCAACGACGACATTCCGATGGCTAGGCCTTGGTGATGACCGTTCTCATCGTTGCCGTTACAGTGCACGCCATCAAGGTGGTTCTCCGCCCTGAGGTGCTGTCTGTATCGGTCGTCGGGGGCTCACTTCCCTTCTTCAACAAGCCGCTGTCGCAGTCGCCGTCGCCGGCGAAGAATGCCGAGATAGTCCTAGATGTGAAAGTCCGCTTCTACAACCCCAGCGGCCGCGTCCGCATGTACTACACCAACATCACCGTGTACCTGTTCGGCAACGACTCGCGGGCGACGTCGTCGAACCCCGCCGCCGACTCCTTCGTCTTCTTCTCACTCAGCAAGTCGAAGACCGTGGAGCAGCTGGGTACGGTGGAAACCGACCTGCAGCTGCACCTGACGTCCGACGCTGTACACCCGCCCTACTTCGCGATGCTGTACAGCGGCGACGGCATCGTCGGCGGCGTGACGATGCGGATAGAGGGCGATCTCATCACGGAGGTGGTGTCCGGGTTCAACAAGTCGGCTCCGCAGACCACGTACTACTGCGCACCAGTCATCGTCGGCGGGGACCCGGACGACAAGGCGGACAGCAACAGGGCGGACGTGTCCTGCACCGAGCGCGCCGAGCTGCTGCAGAAATGATTCGATCTGCAGGCTGCATGGGACTAGCTGTTTGGATCCAGCCCGGCAGAGCTGCAGGCCCATCTGCATGGGACGTCGTCGTCGATCTGCATGCAGGCCGGACGTGGTTGCGTTAATTCAGACGTCGTTGCTTTCAGTCCTTGTTTCTTCGATCGGTGTTTTATATGTATATCTTTGGAGCTTGCTGGCTTGACGAGTTTGACCGTTTTGAAGAATTCATGTATTGAATCTTTTATTGTAAGTTCAATTTATTTCAAAATATTGCTGATCATATGacaaattaaatataataacacgtTTGTGCTGTGAGGTTAATtactcgtgtgtgtgtgtgtgttatgaTAATTCAATTTATTTGGTATTTGGCACGAAATATATGATCAATTTACCACAACGGTATCATGAAATTATCACAGTTATTTATATGATGGTTTAGTGACGATACACGTGCACTAATTAGGAAATATGGGTTGTATCAACTGCGACCGGCCCCTTGTCTGAATTCAAATTGAAACAATTTCTCTTTGATCATATTCGCTCAAACTCCGAGAGATAGTATTAGATACAGTATGCAAAATACAATATACCATCCTTATACATTGTGAAACTACATGTGCCATCTCAAAGGTAACTGAAGTTTACAATATCTAAATTTATTTCATTTTCTTGCACATTCTATTTTGGGCACTACTGTCCGCCTGTCCGGGAACCTGGTGCCTAGTTAGCACTAGCAGTACTCCTGTTTGCTGGTCTGTAAAGTAAGCAGCTACTATCTGGGAACTCTCATTGCCTGAAATCACCAAAAATATGAACAAACTTAAATAATATGACGCTTTATAACGTTCTTAAAAGGCTGAAAGCTGCTGTCGTCTGGGAAGTCTTGGCTGCAGCACGGACAATTTTAATGAAAACTCCTGGGAATTTCAACTTGGAAAACACAGCTGAACATGTAAAAATAAGCTAGCTCTAGATTGATCTGTTTACATTTACGTGAACAAAAAATTAGTGGAAGACAACACAAAATGGAGCCTGAGCATAATTGTAACAGGGACGAGATCGATCGACCATGCCAAAGGCTGCTATATACACTAAAAACACGGATGCTGCCTAGTAATTTCCCCCAAAGCATCATCTCCTGAAATCATCTAAAATAGTAATATAGAATAGTATAATCATCTAACAAGCAAGAAAACCCGGAAACTCTACAATCTTGAATAATTATAAACAATCATGCTAGAAAGAGCAAAATTTATATATGTTTAAATTTACTATATGGCAGCTAAGGACGATTGAAGATACTTATGATGCAGATTTACGATAATCCCATGATTATCGTAAAAGAAAGATGATCAGATAAACAGACCTTGCCAATCACATAACCAAAAGAGACACAACAAGCATTGTTTTTGTGTAATGTGAATA
The nucleotide sequence above comes from Miscanthus floridulus cultivar M001 chromosome 18, ASM1932011v1, whole genome shotgun sequence. Encoded proteins:
- the LOC136519422 gene encoding uncharacterized protein, coding for MTVLIVAVTVHAIKVVLRPEVLSVSVVGGSLPFFNKPLSQSPSPAKNAEIVLDVKVRFYNPSGRVRMYYTNITVYLFGNDSRATSSNPAADSFVFFSLSKSKTVEQLGTVETDLQLHLTSDAVHPPYFAMLYSGDGIVGGVTMRIEGDLITEVVSGFNKSAPQTTYYCAPVIVGGDPDDKADSNRADVSCTERAELLQK